In [Phormidium] sp. ETS-05, the genomic window TCATTGCCCGCCGAGACCTAGACTTGGCTCTGCATCACGGCTTTTCCCATGCCCCGGTCAAAGGCTACATGACATCAAACGTCAAAACCATCACCCCGGATACCCCTTTCCCGGAAATCGAAGAAATGATGGTGACATACGATATCGGGCGGTTGCCCGTTCTGGAAGACTCGCAATTAGTGGGTATTGTCACCCGCACCGATGTGTTGCGACAACTGCACCAAGACAAAACCCTGGGGGGGTTCGCCCAAGATGCCTCATTTGTGAATGGGGGTGGGCGTCGTCCCTACTGTCTTCTCCCCGCTGTGGTGCGGGAAATGTTGCAAAAGAAACTCGTACCCCAGCAGTGGCAATTACTACAACTTTCCGCCGAAATGGCAGCTAGTCGCGGTTGGCAACTTTACCTCGTCGGTGGCGCTGTGCGAGATTTATTTCTCGCCAGCAACGATGATGAGCCTTTGTGCCTCCAAGATATCGATTTAGTAGTAGATGGTTTCCACACCCGAGCCGATCGCGCCGCTGGGGTCGAACTCGCCAAAGCACTACAAGCAAAATATCCCAACTGCAGACTAGAGATACATGGGTCTTTTCAAACCGCCGCTCTTTTGTGGCACAAAGACCCAGAATTAGATTCTCTGTGGATAGATATCGCCACCGCCCGCACGGAATTTTATCCCAAACCGGCGGCCAACCCAGAAGTAGAAGCCTCTTCTATTCGCCAAGACCTCTATCGCCGCGATTTTACTATTAATGCCCTGGCGTTATTACTTACTGGAGAGGAAAGAGCCGGAGAAATTCTCGACTTTTTCGGCGGCTTACTGGACTTACAAGATAAGTGTATCCGGGTTTTGCACCCCAACAGTTTCATCGAAGACCCCACTCGAATTTATCGCGCTGTGAGGTTTGCCGTGCGTTTGGGGTTTAACATCGATGCCCAAACCCAAAGTTACATCCGCCACGCGATCGAGAGTGGGGTTTATCAGCGCGTCCAGGGAGAAGGCGGGAGGGCTCCGGCTCTAGAAGCTCGGCTCAAAACTGAGCTGAAATATATTTTGGAAGCGGATAACTGGCAAAAAGCATTACAGTTGTTAGGCTCATTAGATGCTTTGCGCTGCATCCATCCCGAATTAGAACTATCCCGGGAGTTGTGGCGGCGGTTGCGTCTGATGGAGCGACTTTTGCGCCCAACACCTTCCGGGCATTTTTCTAAATTCACCAATGTTTCTGAGAACTTACAATGGCAAATGCGCTTAGAAGTATTAATCGCCTATTTGCCAGAAATATATCGCGGCAAAGTCGCCGCCCAGCTCCAGCTAAATGCTGATAGTATCAAGCGTTTAGAGCGGCTTGGTCTCGTTGCTTCAGAAATCACCGCCCATCTGCATCGGGCAGAGCGTCCTAGTCATTTGATGCAAGCCTTGCACAAATGTGATGTGCCTACTCTATGGTTAATTGCGGTGGCGAGTGGGCGCCAGATTCGCCGCCAAATTTGGCAATATCTTAACCGATGGTTGGGTGCTAAGCCGATTTTGGATGGTAATGATTTAAAGGCTTTGGGTTATAAACCGGGCAATTCTTTTAAGCAGATTTTAGATGCTTTGTTAGCGGCTACGGTGGATGGGGAAATTAATACTGTAGAGGAGGCGAAGGCTTTTTTAGCTACTCATTTTCCCCGATAGGAGGGGAGTGGAGTTTGGGGGGATGGGGGGATGGGGACTTTTGGGGAATGTGGGAAGTAATCTTCCCCCTCTGCCTCCTCTTATACCATTTTCAATAAATTATGCAACAGATAGTAAAGGTCGGATCTGATCGTCCCGCTCTCGAATCAGATCCCCCAACCCCCCCTTAAAAAGGGGGGCTGGAGAGCTCCCCCCCCTTTTTAAGGGGGGCAGTTCAGATCTGAACTGTTTCGCCATTAAAGGGAAATGGTATTATCCAGCTCCTACTACTCCATCTCCTAATCTCTATGGCTGCTGCTATAAGATTAATACAATTATGTAGGGGCGGTTCGCGAACCGCCCCTACTAAAAGAGATTAAATGTCTCAAGTTTATTTAATTATTGCTCATCTCCTGCCGTAAAGTGGCAATGACTTCCACACTTAATCCGGTGGCTTGGGCGATCGCCTCATCATTCAGTTGACCCAGCAGGTTGCGAGCCACGTCAAGTTTTCCTTGTTCGATGCCTTCTTCTCGTCCCAGCGCGATCGCCTCCTGTTGGTCATAAATAAACATTTCCCGCCGGTCTAAATATTCTAATTCCTCTATGGTTAATCCCGCTTGATTGGCAATTTCAAACGCTTGATGCAGTTCCGCGATATCATCCATATTTTCGGGAATCGACGTGAGCGATCGGGCAAACTTCATAAAATAAATCCATTTGTCTGTTAAAGTCTCTA contains:
- a CDS encoding CBS domain-containing protein, which produces MDIILCHTTADFDTVGAAVGMTRLLPGSRIVLTGGAHPGVRDFLALHRDEYRIIERRSVNSKQIRSLTIVDTQYPDRLGKCAEWLNLPIPIQVWDHHPRIDGEMGDVGANGHSPLPGGRGDGEMGVVGWVSYLNPTYERFTLIVEAVGATTTLVVEALQRQYGDKINLTPPEATVMALGIHVDTGSLTFDHTTPRDAAALTWLMERGASVPVIAEYLEPGLGSRLQELLTIALEQMRSEQYAGNSISLVLLDTETYVPGLSGLASSLMDLTESDALLLGARYHGQGGGERLAVIGRSRIKGTNLHQLFQPFGGGGHPRAASVILRDTHLETALEQLWQNFKAQIPLPLRARDLMSSPVRTILPQTTIHEAQRILLRYGHSGLSVIDDRGMLVGVIARRDLDLALHHGFSHAPVKGYMTSNVKTITPDTPFPEIEEMMVTYDIGRLPVLEDSQLVGIVTRTDVLRQLHQDKTLGGFAQDASFVNGGGRRPYCLLPAVVREMLQKKLVPQQWQLLQLSAEMAASRGWQLYLVGGAVRDLFLASNDDEPLCLQDIDLVVDGFHTRADRAAGVELAKALQAKYPNCRLEIHGSFQTAALLWHKDPELDSLWIDIATARTEFYPKPAANPEVEASSIRQDLYRRDFTINALALLLTGEERAGEILDFFGGLLDLQDKCIRVLHPNSFIEDPTRIYRAVRFAVRLGFNIDAQTQSYIRHAIESGVYQRVQGEGGRAPALEARLKTELKYILEADNWQKALQLLGSLDALRCIHPELELSRELWRRLRLMERLLRPTPSGHFSKFTNVSENLQWQMRLEVLIAYLPEIYRGKVAAQLQLNADSIKRLERLGLVASEITAHLHRAERPSHLMQALHKCDVPTLWLIAVASGRQIRRQIWQYLNRWLGAKPILDGNDLKALGYKPGNSFKQILDALLAATVDGEINTVEEAKAFLATHFPR